One window of the Sulfitobacter alexandrii genome contains the following:
- the hmgA gene encoding homogentisate 1,2-dioxygenase, which translates to MNKDVAPRALQSAATPVGTHEGYMPGFGNDFETEALPGALPQGMNSPQKVNYGLYGEQLSGTAFTAPSHQNERTWCYRIRPSVKHTHRFKKIDLPYWKSAPHVDPDVVSLGQYRWDPVPHSEGKLTWLTGMRTMTTAGDVNTQVGMASHIYLVTDSMVDAYFYSADSELLVVPQEGRLRFATELGVIDIEPQEIAIIPRGLVYRVEVLEGPCRGFVCENYGQKFDLPGRGPIGANCMANRRDFKTPVAAFEDRDAPSTVTVKWAGQFHETKIGHSPLDVVAWHGNYAPCKYDLRTYCPVGAILFDHPDPSIFTVLTAPSGVEGTANIDFVLFRDRWMVAEDTFRPPWYHKNVMSELMGNIFGIYDAKPKGFVPGGMSLHNMMLPHGPDKNAFEGASNADLKAEKLENTMSFMFETRFPQHLTAFAAKEAPLQDDYIDCWTDLEKKFDGTPGKK; encoded by the coding sequence ATGAACAAGGACGTCGCCCCCCGCGCGCTGCAAAGTGCCGCCACGCCCGTCGGCACCCACGAAGGGTACATGCCCGGCTTCGGCAACGATTTCGAGACGGAGGCGCTGCCCGGCGCACTGCCGCAGGGCATGAACAGCCCGCAAAAGGTGAACTACGGCCTCTATGGCGAACAGCTGTCCGGCACTGCCTTTACCGCCCCAAGCCACCAGAACGAACGCACATGGTGCTACCGCATCCGCCCATCGGTCAAGCACACGCACCGGTTCAAGAAGATCGACCTGCCCTACTGGAAATCCGCGCCGCACGTGGACCCGGACGTGGTCAGCCTCGGCCAGTACCGCTGGGATCCCGTGCCGCATTCCGAAGGAAAGCTGACCTGGCTCACGGGCATGCGCACCATGACCACGGCGGGCGACGTGAACACGCAGGTCGGTATGGCCAGCCACATCTACCTCGTCACCGACAGCATGGTGGACGCCTATTTCTACTCGGCCGACAGTGAACTGCTGGTTGTCCCGCAGGAGGGCCGCCTGCGCTTTGCCACCGAACTGGGTGTGATCGACATCGAACCGCAGGAAATCGCGATCATCCCTCGGGGGCTGGTCTACCGGGTCGAAGTGCTCGAAGGGCCCTGTCGCGGCTTCGTGTGCGAAAACTACGGCCAGAAGTTCGACCTGCCCGGCCGCGGCCCGATCGGTGCCAACTGCATGGCCAATCGTCGCGACTTCAAGACACCCGTGGCGGCCTTTGAGGACCGCGACGCGCCCTCCACCGTCACCGTGAAATGGGCAGGCCAGTTCCACGAGACGAAGATCGGACACTCCCCGCTCGACGTCGTCGCCTGGCACGGCAACTACGCCCCCTGCAAATACGACCTGCGCACCTACTGCCCTGTCGGCGCGATCCTGTTCGACCATCCCGATCCGTCGATCTTCACGGTGCTGACAGCCCCCTCGGGTGTCGAAGGCACCGCGAACATCGACTTCGTCCTGTTCCGCGACCGCTGGATGGTGGCCGAAGATACCTTCCGCCCGCCGTGGTACCACAAGAACGTCATGTCGGAACTGATGGGCAACATCTTCGGCATCTACGATGCCAAGCCAAAGGGGTTTGTCCCCGGCGGCATGTCTCTGCACAACATGATGCTGCCCCATGGCCCGGACAAGAACGCCTTTGAAGGTGCGTCGAACGCCGATCTCAAGGCCGAGAAGCTGGAAAACACCATGTCATTCATGTTCGAGACACGCTTCCCGCAGCACCTGACCGCCTTTGCCGCAAAAGAAGCGCCGCTTCAGGACGACTACATCGACTGCTGGACCGATCTGGAAAAGAAATTCGACGGCACCCCCGGCAAGAAATGA
- a CDS encoding MarR family winged helix-turn-helix transcriptional regulator, whose protein sequence is MPEKDGAGHRETGEDFDLRGFLPYLLNMAAEESSASFQQYYKGRYGMLRTEWRVLFHLGRYGAMTAKEICDRARMHKTKVSRAVAALQAKRFLTRSPREDDRRHETLALTSQGRLAYADLAAQGKQFDRALMADFSEEEARLLRQALVRIARL, encoded by the coding sequence ATGCCGGAAAAAGACGGGGCCGGACACCGAGAGACGGGGGAGGATTTCGACCTGCGGGGGTTCCTGCCGTACTTGCTGAACATGGCTGCGGAAGAATCCAGCGCGAGCTTTCAGCAGTATTACAAGGGCAGATACGGGATGTTACGCACGGAATGGCGGGTGCTGTTCCACCTCGGGCGCTATGGCGCGATGACGGCCAAGGAAATCTGCGACCGCGCCCGGATGCACAAGACCAAGGTCAGCCGTGCGGTGGCGGCGCTGCAGGCCAAGCGATTCCTGACGCGCAGCCCCCGGGAGGACGACAGGCGCCACGAAACGCTGGCGCTCACATCGCAGGGCAGGCTTGCCTATGCCGATCTCGCCGCTCAGGGGAAGCAGTTCGACCGGGCCCTGATGGCCGATTTTTCGGAAGAGGAGGCCCGGCTGCTGCGGCAGGCGCTGGTCAGGATCGCCAGGCTCTAG
- a CDS encoding Do family serine endopeptidase: MQSILKHSRNGAAAALTAALLATSALTVAPGAAYAVPAGGYADLVEQVSPAVVFIEVTSEAKNDVAPALPQNIPPQLRRFFEDGMPGMPGQQGPRQGVGSGFIISSDGQIVTNHHVVAGADTVTVKMADDRSFEAKVVGSDPMTDVALLKIEADVDLPFVSFGTTDGLRVGDEVVAVGNPFGLGGTVTSGIISALSRDIRSGPFDDFIQTDAAINRGNSGGPLFNNDGQVIGVNTAIISPDGGSVGIGFAVPADLVQTVVADLADDGTVARGWLGVNIRPMTEEVANVLGYDTPKGAVIEAVSDDSPAAKAGLQKGDIIMSFGETSVEDLRDLTRAVATTEPEQQAKVTVLRKGEEVTLDVTVGKLDPKPA; this comes from the coding sequence ATGCAATCCATCTTGAAACACTCCCGCAACGGTGCCGCAGCGGCGCTGACCGCGGCCTTGCTCGCCACCTCCGCGCTGACCGTCGCACCCGGCGCGGCCTACGCCGTCCCTGCCGGCGGCTATGCCGACCTTGTCGAACAGGTCTCGCCGGCGGTGGTCTTCATCGAAGTCACCTCCGAGGCCAAGAACGATGTCGCGCCGGCGTTGCCGCAGAACATCCCGCCGCAACTGCGCCGCTTCTTCGAGGACGGCATGCCGGGAATGCCCGGACAGCAGGGACCGCGTCAGGGCGTGGGATCGGGCTTCATCATCTCTTCCGATGGCCAGATCGTCACCAACCACCACGTGGTCGCCGGCGCCGACACCGTGACCGTCAAGATGGCCGACGACCGCAGCTTCGAAGCCAAGGTGGTCGGCAGCGACCCGATGACCGATGTGGCCCTGCTCAAGATCGAGGCGGACGTGGACCTGCCCTTCGTCAGCTTCGGCACGACGGACGGGCTGCGCGTGGGCGACGAGGTCGTCGCTGTCGGCAACCCCTTCGGCCTCGGTGGCACTGTGACCTCGGGCATCATCTCTGCGCTGTCCCGCGATATCCGCTCCGGCCCCTTCGATGACTTCATCCAGACCGACGCGGCCATCAACCGCGGCAACTCGGGCGGGCCGCTGTTCAACAACGACGGGCAGGTCATCGGCGTGAACACCGCCATCATCTCGCCCGACGGCGGCTCCGTCGGCATCGGCTTTGCCGTGCCCGCGGATCTCGTGCAGACCGTCGTGGCCGACCTTGCGGACGACGGCACCGTGGCACGCGGCTGGCTGGGCGTGAACATCCGCCCGATGACCGAAGAGGTCGCGAACGTGCTGGGCTACGACACCCCCAAGGGTGCCGTGATCGAAGCGGTGAGCGACGACAGCCCCGCTGCGAAGGCCGGTCTGCAGAAAGGCGACATCATCATGTCCTTCGGCGAAACCAGCGTGGAGGATCTGCGCGATCTGACCCGCGCCGTCGCCACGACCGAGCCGGAACAGCAGGCGAAGGTCACCGTGTTGCGCAAGGGTGAGGAAGTCACCCTCGACGTGACCGTGGGCAAGCTGGATCCCAAGCCGGCTTGA
- a CDS encoding response regulator transcription factor produces MKILVIEDDATTGGYIAKGLREEGHAVDLIADGREGLIAATGGGHEVVILDRMLPQVDGLTVLKTLRGAGSTVPVLLLTAMGDVEDRIEGLRAGADDYLAKPFVFGELSARVAALSRRPQAIDAETVLRAGDLEMNLIARTVTRAGQEIDLLPREFALLEHLLRRKGRVQTRTMLLEAVWDIGFDPGTNVVETHISRLRAKVDRPFDAELIQTVRGAGYRIAA; encoded by the coding sequence ATGAAAATCCTGGTCATAGAAGACGATGCGACGACCGGCGGCTACATCGCCAAGGGCCTGCGCGAGGAAGGCCATGCGGTGGATCTGATCGCGGACGGCCGCGAGGGGCTGATCGCGGCGACCGGCGGTGGGCACGAGGTGGTGATCCTCGACAGGATGCTGCCGCAGGTGGACGGGCTGACGGTGCTGAAAACCCTGCGCGGCGCCGGATCGACGGTGCCGGTGCTGCTGCTGACCGCGATGGGCGACGTCGAGGACCGGATCGAAGGGTTGCGGGCAGGGGCCGACGACTATCTCGCGAAACCCTTCGTTTTCGGTGAATTGTCGGCACGTGTGGCGGCCCTCTCGCGCAGGCCGCAGGCCATCGACGCCGAGACGGTGCTGCGCGCCGGCGATCTCGAGATGAACCTGATCGCCCGGACCGTGACACGGGCCGGTCAGGAGATCGACCTCCTGCCGCGCGAGTTCGCGCTGCTGGAACACCTGCTGCGCCGCAAGGGCCGGGTGCAGACCCGGACCATGCTGCTGGAGGCGGTCTGGGACATCGGCTTCGACCCCGGCACCAACGTGGTCGAAACCCATATCAGCCGTTTGCGCGCCAAGGTGGATCGTCCTTTCGACGCGGAGCTGATCCAGACCGTGCGCGGCGCGGGCTACCGGATCGCGGCATGA
- a CDS encoding sensor histidine kinase has product MTTGLAQFWRSMPLRLALLLVALFTAVSLLSLAASYGFTQRSFEQAMRADLRQDLAGFRAAPNARAVAALVEAESRETDPNRMVLSYAAPSGRIYGNGAIARDEAGFHIVSLGRNRADYEGAYLSLTDRLYGGVITIARSRAEIEALGDVFRNILLISLMPTALIALSGGLVLARRSKRHVEVVGSALDRMTRGDLGARVDVGPRWSDDLAQIGGKLNQMATAQEASVTALKQVSSDIAHDLKTPLQRVALRLEDLEGKVEPGSEEGDLVARTRAEVAEMGHVFQALLQLPQVEAGAARARFAPVDLVQVCRTMIEVHEPSAEESGHDLVLEAEGDVPLVPGDRALLGQMVSNLIENALRHTPPGGRIVLHLSLQGDDRVSLRVTDTGPGIPAAEREKVLDRLYRLDRSRNTPGNGLGLSLVAAVAQLHGADLVLGDNDPGLTVDLTFRKN; this is encoded by the coding sequence ATGACAACCGGGCTGGCGCAGTTCTGGCGGTCGATGCCGCTGCGGCTGGCGCTGCTGCTGGTCGCGCTTTTTACGGCCGTCAGCCTGCTGAGCCTCGCGGCCAGCTACGGCTTCACCCAGCGGTCGTTCGAACAGGCGATGCGCGCGGACCTGCGGCAGGATCTGGCGGGGTTCCGTGCCGCGCCCAACGCCCGCGCGGTGGCGGCGCTGGTGGAGGCCGAAAGCCGCGAGACGGACCCGAACCGCATGGTGCTGAGCTATGCCGCACCCTCGGGGCGGATCTACGGCAACGGGGCCATCGCGCGGGACGAGGCGGGGTTTCACATCGTCTCGCTTGGCCGAAACCGCGCCGACTACGAAGGCGCCTACCTGTCACTGACGGACAGGCTTTATGGCGGTGTCATCACCATCGCGCGCAGCCGGGCCGAGATCGAGGCGCTGGGCGATGTGTTTCGCAACATTCTCCTGATCAGCCTAATGCCCACGGCGCTGATCGCGCTGTCGGGTGGGCTGGTGCTTGCGCGCCGGTCCAAACGTCACGTCGAGGTGGTGGGAAGCGCGCTGGACCGGATGACGCGGGGAGATCTGGGCGCGAGGGTCGACGTGGGGCCGCGCTGGTCAGACGATCTGGCGCAGATCGGCGGCAAGCTGAACCAGATGGCCACGGCGCAGGAGGCCTCGGTGACGGCGCTCAAGCAGGTGTCGTCGGACATTGCCCATGATCTCAAGACACCGCTGCAACGCGTCGCGCTGCGGCTGGAAGACCTGGAAGGCAAGGTCGAACCCGGCAGCGAGGAGGGCGATCTGGTGGCGCGCACCCGCGCCGAGGTGGCCGAGATGGGACATGTGTTTCAGGCGCTCTTGCAGCTTCCCCAGGTCGAGGCGGGCGCGGCCCGCGCCCGCTTTGCCCCGGTCGATCTGGTCCAGGTCTGCCGAACGATGATCGAGGTCCACGAGCCGAGCGCGGAGGAGTCAGGCCACGATCTCGTCCTCGAGGCAGAGGGCGATGTGCCGCTGGTGCCCGGCGACCGGGCGCTTCTGGGGCAGATGGTGTCCAACCTGATCGAGAACGCGCTGCGACACACCCCGCCGGGCGGCCGGATCGTACTGCACCTTTCACTGCAGGGGGACGACCGCGTCTCGCTCAGGGTGACCGATACCGGGCCCGGCATCCCGGCGGCCGAGCGCGAGAAGGTGCTGGACCGGCTTTATCGTCTGGACCGCAGCCGCAACACGCCCGGCAACGGGCTCGGGCTGAGCCTCGTCGCGGCGGTTGCGCAACTGCACGGCGCGGACCTCGTGCTGGGCGACAATGATCCCGGGCTTACGGTCGACCTGACGTTTCGGAAGAATTAG
- a CDS encoding cytochrome ubiquinol oxidase subunit I gives MLDGYSAEILARVQFAFTISFHIIFPAFSIGLASFLAVLNARWLWTRDETFLILFNYWVKIFAIAFGMGVVSGIVMSYQFGTNWAVFSDKAGPVIGPLMAYEVLTAFFLEAGFLGIMLFGRERVGETLHMLATGMVAFGTLISATWILSVNSWMQTPAGFSMNELGQFIPEDWWQIVFNPSFPYRLTHMVLAAFLTTALVVGAVGALHLLRDRKDAPARRMFSMAMWMLVLVTPLQIAAGDFHGINTLEHQPAKVMAMEGHFDSHPDGAPLILFGLPNQAEKRVDYAVEIPKLSSLILKHDLNAPLAGLDTIPDEDEPPVAIVFFSFRVMVGLGLLMLGLGVWGLIARARGRLFDAPMLWRASMVMGPMGFVAVLAGWITTEVGRQPFTVYGLLRTSDSLSPVAAPAVAASLIAFIIVYFFVFGAGTYYILRLMNKPIKPVSDAPMTDEGPTRTAGTTPAAQVQEKHEDKGMT, from the coding sequence ATGTTGGACGGATACTCCGCAGAGATACTCGCCCGGGTGCAGTTCGCCTTCACCATTTCCTTCCACATCATCTTTCCGGCGTTCTCGATCGGGTTGGCCAGTTTCCTCGCGGTGCTGAACGCGCGTTGGCTGTGGACGCGCGACGAGACATTCCTGATTTTGTTCAACTACTGGGTCAAGATCTTTGCCATCGCCTTCGGCATGGGGGTCGTTTCGGGCATCGTCATGTCCTACCAGTTCGGCACCAACTGGGCCGTGTTCTCGGACAAGGCCGGGCCGGTGATCGGGCCGCTCATGGCCTACGAGGTGCTGACGGCGTTCTTCCTAGAGGCGGGTTTCCTTGGCATCATGCTGTTCGGCCGCGAGCGGGTCGGCGAGACCCTTCATATGCTGGCGACCGGCATGGTCGCCTTCGGCACGCTGATCTCGGCCACCTGGATCCTGTCGGTCAACTCCTGGATGCAGACGCCCGCAGGGTTCAGCATGAACGAGCTGGGCCAGTTCATTCCCGAGGACTGGTGGCAGATCGTCTTCAATCCATCCTTCCCCTACCGGCTGACGCACATGGTGCTCGCGGCCTTTTTGACCACGGCGCTCGTGGTGGGCGCGGTGGGCGCGCTGCATCTGCTGCGTGACCGCAAGGACGCCCCGGCACGGCGCATGTTTTCCATGGCGATGTGGATGCTGGTTCTTGTCACCCCCTTGCAGATCGCGGCGGGCGACTTTCACGGGATCAATACCCTCGAACACCAGCCCGCCAAGGTGATGGCGATGGAGGGGCACTTCGACAGTCACCCTGACGGTGCGCCGCTGATCCTGTTCGGGCTCCCCAACCAGGCGGAAAAGCGGGTGGACTATGCGGTGGAGATCCCCAAGCTGAGTTCGCTGATCCTCAAGCACGACCTGAACGCGCCGCTCGCCGGGCTCGATACCATCCCGGACGAGGACGAGCCGCCGGTGGCCATCGTCTTCTTCTCCTTCCGGGTTATGGTCGGCCTCGGTTTATTGATGCTCGGTCTGGGTGTCTGGGGGCTGATCGCGCGGGCGCGAGGTCGGTTGTTCGACGCGCCCATGCTCTGGCGCGCGTCGATGGTGATGGGGCCGATGGGGTTCGTCGCCGTGTTGGCGGGCTGGATCACGACCGAGGTGGGCCGCCAGCCCTTTACCGTCTACGGGCTGCTGCGGACATCCGACAGTCTTTCGCCGGTGGCAGCCCCGGCGGTGGCGGCCTCGCTCATCGCGTTCATCATCGTCTACTTCTTCGTGTTCGGGGCCGGGACCTACTATATCCTGCGCCTGATGAACAAGCCGATCAAGCCGGTCAGCGACGCGCCGATGACGGACGAAGGACCGACCCGTACCGCCGGGACCACCCCGGCGGCGCAGGTCCAGGAAAAACATGAAGACAAGGGGATGACGTGA
- the cydB gene encoding cytochrome d ubiquinol oxidase subunit II → MLGLELSFIWAGIIAFAVLVYVILDGFDLGVGLLFPLTKDEKERNVMMNSVAPIWDGNETWLVLGGGGLFAVFPLAYAVVMPALYMPIILMLLGLVFRGVAFEYRWRTKRWKGTWDIAFFGGSLLASLCQGIALGALVQGIEVENRAYSGGWWDWLTPFSLLTGLAVTVGYAMLGATWLNMKLEGRIQAHMRRLAWPFGMATVGFMAAVSLWTPFLDSVYFERWFVFPAMAFSFVVPVLVALCVLGLFRGLQQHRDVQPFLCALSLFVLGFIGIGISFYPYIVPHELKIVDAAAPDSSLWFTLVGTMVLIPMILTYTAYAYWVFRGKIDPEEGYH, encoded by the coding sequence ATGCTGGGATTGGAACTGTCCTTCATCTGGGCCGGCATCATCGCCTTCGCGGTGCTGGTCTATGTCATCCTCGACGGTTTCGACCTTGGGGTGGGGTTGCTCTTTCCGCTGACCAAGGACGAGAAGGAGCGCAATGTGATGATGAATTCCGTAGCACCCATCTGGGACGGCAACGAAACCTGGCTGGTCCTGGGCGGCGGCGGGCTCTTCGCGGTGTTCCCGCTGGCCTACGCCGTGGTGATGCCCGCGCTTTACATGCCGATCATCCTGATGCTGCTGGGCCTGGTGTTCCGTGGCGTCGCGTTCGAATATCGCTGGCGGACCAAGCGCTGGAAGGGCACATGGGATATCGCCTTCTTCGGCGGCTCGCTGCTGGCCTCGCTCTGCCAGGGGATCGCGCTGGGGGCGCTGGTGCAGGGGATCGAGGTCGAAAATCGCGCCTATTCGGGCGGATGGTGGGACTGGCTCACGCCGTTCTCGCTCCTGACCGGGCTGGCGGTGACGGTGGGGTATGCGATGCTCGGCGCGACCTGGCTGAACATGAAGTTGGAGGGCCGTATCCAGGCCCACATGCGGCGGCTGGCATGGCCCTTCGGCATGGCGACCGTCGGGTTCATGGCGGCGGTCAGCCTGTGGACGCCGTTCCTTGACAGTGTCTATTTCGAACGCTGGTTCGTCTTTCCCGCGATGGCGTTCAGCTTTGTCGTGCCGGTGCTCGTGGCGCTGTGCGTCCTGGGGTTGTTCCGAGGGTTGCAGCAGCACCGGGACGTGCAGCCGTTCCTCTGCGCGCTGAGCCTCTTCGTCCTCGGCTTCATCGGCATCGGGATCAGTTTCTATCCCTACATCGTGCCGCATGAACTGAAGATCGTGGATGCGGCGGCCCCCGACAGCTCACTCTGGTTCACCCTGGTGGGGACGATGGTGCTGATCCCGATGATCCTGACCTACACCGCCTATGCCTACTGGGTCTTCCGGGGCAAGATCGACCCGGAAGAGGGGTACCATTGA
- a CDS encoding DUF2474 domain-containing protein, translating into MPPWMRKLGWFVLLWALSIAALGVVAYGIRSVIYAG; encoded by the coding sequence ATGCCGCCCTGGATGCGCAAGCTAGGCTGGTTCGTCCTGTTGTGGGCGCTCAGCATCGCGGCGCTGGGTGTTGTTGCCTACGGCATCCGGTCGGTGATCTACGCTGGCTGA
- a CDS encoding NADPH:quinone oxidoreductase family protein encodes MRAMQVTAYDEPLSLQELELPVPGPGEVLVRVETCGMNFGDTLMIKGTYQEKPPLPFTMGMELAGRIEGLGDGVEGLAKDQRIAAYTGHGGLAEYAVLPADVCVPIPDEMSAVDAAAFLIAYGTSHVALDYKAGLKPGERLLVLGASGGVGLTAVELGTLMGAEVIACARGKDKLEICRKLGADHLVDSESDDIRAAVKALGGADVVYDPIGGDQFKAAMRACNPEARLLPLGFASGEVPQIPANILLVKNLTVLGLYWGGYARIKPSVLTDSFRTLFDWYVEGRIRPHVSNVLPLEQANEALDLLRTRKATGKVVVQVSEAE; translated from the coding sequence ATGCGCGCCATGCAAGTAACCGCCTACGACGAACCCCTCAGCCTTCAGGAGCTGGAGTTGCCTGTCCCCGGTCCGGGTGAAGTGCTGGTCAGGGTGGAAACCTGCGGCATGAATTTCGGCGATACGCTGATGATCAAGGGAACCTATCAGGAAAAGCCGCCGCTGCCCTTTACCATGGGCATGGAACTGGCCGGCCGCATCGAGGGATTGGGCGACGGGGTCGAGGGCCTGGCGAAGGACCAGCGCATCGCGGCCTACACGGGGCATGGCGGACTGGCGGAATACGCCGTGCTGCCCGCCGACGTCTGCGTGCCGATCCCCGACGAGATGAGCGCGGTTGACGCGGCGGCCTTCCTGATCGCCTACGGCACAAGCCACGTTGCGCTGGACTACAAGGCGGGTCTGAAACCCGGCGAGCGCCTGCTGGTGCTTGGCGCCTCGGGCGGCGTGGGGCTGACGGCGGTGGAACTGGGCACGCTGATGGGCGCGGAGGTCATCGCCTGTGCCCGTGGCAAGGACAAGCTGGAGATCTGCCGCAAGCTGGGCGCCGATCACCTGGTCGATTCCGAAAGCGACGACATCCGCGCGGCGGTCAAGGCGCTTGGCGGGGCCGATGTGGTCTATGACCCGATCGGTGGCGACCAGTTCAAGGCGGCGATGCGCGCCTGCAACCCCGAGGCCCGGCTGTTGCCGCTGGGTTTCGCAAGCGGAGAGGTGCCGCAAATTCCGGCGAACATCCTGCTGGTCAAGAACCTGACGGTCCTCGGCCTGTACTGGGGCGGCTACGCGCGGATCAAACCCAGCGTGCTGACCGACAGTTTCCGCACTCTTTTCGACTGGTATGTCGAAGGAAGGATCAGGCCGCATGTCAGCAACGTGCTGCCGCTGGAACAGGCGAACGAGGCACTGGACCTGCTGCGGACCCGCAAGGCGACGGGCAAGGTGGTGGTACAGGTGTCGGAGGCGGAGTAG
- a CDS encoding DMT family transporter, which yields MTTLMQNRAGPAIAFVVAGILAISVNDMLIKRLSGGYPLHELVFVRSAIGILFSLVLVQIEGGWRILKTDRPGLHLLRGALVVIANMTFFVALGAIPLADATALFFAAPLFITLLSIPILGEKVGPLRLGAVTIGFVGVVIMQRPWAGTETLEVSRLVLLLPVLAALTYALNQLMTRRLGVKSKASALSVYIQTVFIVVSLGFFVVAGDGRFVDESSSASMQFLLRAWVWPAPGDGWVFVGMGLNAAVIGYCLSAAYRMADAATVAPFEYLGLPLAVFWGVVIFGDLPAWEVWIGIALILGSGLFVFLRERQKARSTVSRPTTRRY from the coding sequence ATGACCACCCTAATGCAGAATCGTGCCGGCCCCGCCATCGCTTTCGTCGTGGCGGGGATTCTTGCGATTTCGGTCAACGACATGCTGATCAAGCGGCTCTCCGGAGGCTATCCGCTGCATGAACTGGTCTTCGTCCGGTCCGCCATCGGCATCCTGTTCAGCCTCGTGCTGGTCCAAATCGAAGGCGGCTGGCGCATTCTCAAGACCGATCGGCCCGGCCTGCACCTGCTGCGCGGCGCGCTGGTGGTCATCGCGAACATGACCTTCTTCGTGGCGCTGGGGGCGATCCCGCTGGCGGATGCGACGGCACTGTTCTTTGCCGCGCCGCTGTTCATCACCCTGCTGTCGATCCCGATCCTGGGCGAAAAGGTCGGCCCCCTGCGGCTGGGCGCCGTCACCATCGGTTTCGTCGGCGTCGTCATCATGCAGCGGCCCTGGGCGGGGACAGAGACCCTGGAGGTCTCGCGGCTGGTCCTGTTGCTGCCGGTCCTCGCCGCGCTGACCTACGCCCTGAACCAGCTGATGACCCGCAGGCTGGGGGTCAAGAGCAAGGCATCGGCATTGTCGGTCTACATCCAGACGGTCTTCATCGTGGTGTCGCTGGGGTTTTTCGTGGTCGCGGGCGACGGGCGCTTCGTGGACGAGAGCAGCTCGGCCTCCATGCAGTTCCTGCTGCGCGCCTGGGTCTGGCCTGCGCCGGGCGACGGCTGGGTGTTTGTCGGCATGGGATTGAACGCGGCGGTGATCGGCTATTGCCTGAGCGCCGCGTACCGGATGGCCGATGCGGCGACGGTGGCACCCTTCGAATACCTCGGCCTGCCGCTGGCGGTGTTCTGGGGCGTCGTGATCTTCGGCGACCTGCCCGCCTGGGAGGTCTGGATCGGCATCGCCCTGATCCTCGGCTCGGGGTTGTTCGTGTTCCTGCGCGAGCGGCAGAAAGCGCGCTCGACGGTCAGCCGCCCGACCACCCGGCGGTACTGA
- a CDS encoding CoxG family protein, with protein sequence MQMSDTRQIAAPPSEVYAALLDPEVLKACVPGATEVTGSVEDGYEATVVQKVGPVKATFKGQVTITDLVPNESMKIDGAGKGGAAGFAKGGADVRLAEKDGGTELSYDVEAKVGGKLAQLGSRIIDGFAKKMADQFFDNLQETLEGPAEDAENNDDTPKKKGWFGRSKD encoded by the coding sequence ATGCAGATGTCAGACACCCGCCAGATTGCGGCGCCCCCGTCAGAGGTTTACGCGGCCCTGCTGGACCCCGAGGTGCTCAAGGCCTGCGTGCCCGGCGCGACCGAGGTGACGGGATCGGTGGAGGACGGCTACGAGGCGACCGTGGTGCAGAAGGTCGGCCCCGTGAAGGCGACCTTCAAGGGACAGGTCACGATCACCGACCTTGTGCCCAACGAGTCGATGAAGATCGATGGCGCGGGCAAGGGCGGCGCCGCGGGTTTCGCCAAGGGGGGCGCGGACGTCCGCCTTGCCGAGAAGGACGGCGGCACTGAGCTCAGCTACGACGTGGAAGCCAAGGTGGGCGGCAAGCTCGCTCAGTTGGGCAGCCGGATCATCGACGGCTTCGCCAAGAAGATGGCGGACCAGTTTTTCGACAACCTTCAGGAAACGCTGGAGGGGCCGGCGGAAGATGCGGAAAACAACGACGATACCCCGAAGAAGAAGGGATGGTTCGGACGGTCGAAGGACTGA